A stretch of the Lolium perenne isolate Kyuss_39 chromosome 3, Kyuss_2.0, whole genome shotgun sequence genome encodes the following:
- the LOC139838251 gene encoding uncharacterized protein yields MIKDLLRIGSQFIGYREYANRAEEKLAEANERADALSRKLEQSEAARKKADLAASKAKTEADEAKAKAAGVEELQKKLKDATAALDEHKAAQASREEGILKRLKTQSRRTFVQTNQDFDLTNPVDDPVLDALSYLELHGSEIREGVSNANAVLSALFPYFFPKKEEPATFLNLAKMFNTPEDLGLKMRQENMKVAVENTVALLSTVDRLSTG; encoded by the exons atgatcaaggatcttctccgcatcggttcccaatttattgggtaccgtgaatatgctaatagagccgaag agaaacttgcagaggctaacgaacgcgccgacgcactttctcgaaaacttgagcaaagtgaggcggctcgcaagaaagcggacctcgctgctagcaaagccaagaccgaagctgatgaagccaaggcgaaagctgctggtgtcgaggaactgcagaaaaagcttaaggatgctacagctgctttagatgagcacaaagctgcgcaagcttctcgtgaagaaggaatcctcaagcgcctgaagactcagagtcgccgtactttcg tccaaacaaaccaggattttgacctgacgaatcctgtcgatgatccggtccttgacgcactttcctatctggagcttcatgggtccgagattcgtgaaggtgtatcgaacgctaacgcagtattgtcggcattgttcccctacttcttcccgaagaaggaggagcctgcgactttcctcaaccttgccaagatgttcaatacaccggaagaccttggactgaagatgcgccaagagaatatgaaggttgccgttgaaaacactgtcgccttgttgtcgacagtcgacagactatcgactggatga